The following proteins come from a genomic window of Diprion similis isolate iyDipSimi1 chromosome 8, iyDipSimi1.1, whole genome shotgun sequence:
- the LOC124408440 gene encoding GRB10-interacting GYF protein 2 isoform X1, producing MTDSMKFGPEWLRNLSGDGCNTGGGGGGPSILTTPRYQLAEHRYGREEMLALFDRNYKAPEPLVSFPALYIIQAQQPLALTPMTEEEAVNMRSWNSGLTNNVGRGRGGSVDRGGRGRGGRGGIYPSHYSRGVIFDEPGDGPRTEPQPFPGRTRPFDRSQSERGWSERNGGPEPGDWNGSTSPRKELGRGGSGGSFMEGNWRRHRAGEDDDGWRVAPSSRGERWGRGSWRDGGGSERGDRLDRPEGVEGEEVKSGTRWEPRASHRSSHDLSHHPPTRTLRTWEPNHHDNHDNLPEWSYSCRATENPSESGGSFDASGAFHGGMYSDDDEDGIISAGGNRESRIRHMSEGNNLSNSKPPSKPLPINHGQTPQNSNRRANITASSTGIRERPKSLQPFEDKESPEEQDKRSVSPSKPLPTQSNTPLKGSPPVVNSLPRKVQSATNLDKVSDKNPVIQNTRNSNKIPGDMSLAEAVRADNTVNESSPADNNDKPVLHSGLKKSKSTLGMMSVTNVRQKSEDDLDRMKEEADALVAKLMADEETHKDQRSSVPPSANNPVPSIASSTQEKWFYRDPQGEVQGPFLASEMSEWFKAGYFNVNLLVRRACDERYSMLGDLIKMWGRVPFMPGPPVPPLKVTEPVGIPVPVAIPGALPKAGMEDPSVLYQYQQMCLLQNQLLFRHVRLAVINKLSQSEQWASMSPADQNQLILQHMLQQPEMAEISRMTVNPFVSTLTAQPANPIMQLFTQMQQAKTQTENHLPPTMHPTTPTHPGTIDPVQQLMQQMRGIQNLHGVQQPNMTPTPATTPEDNPIKSLLRQLSVNGHPQATQIESVWPHPPPQMAPPQFGNPNWQSQMGPIPAMPPGQLPNSLWDLHTKEMKTEQQILEEQKLKIQEEKKKEQLKKQEELKRQAEEESAKRKQDEETEKARLAEEAAKRTEEERKKKEEEKKRKEEEKRKQEEELKKKEEKKRKEEERKREEKRKQDEENNRKKQEEEKRKREEAKRQEEKQRKEEEKRKKLEEEQKREEEERIRKEEEARRKTEAEEQAKRAEQRRREAEALRKLQERSKAPWAQTPHAPAPSSHASLAEIQRLEREKKAEELRVQQLLQQQMAQQRAAEVAQDAATAEISKGLQLKWAEKAAPVSKPVVKSLAQIQQEEQERLAKQQERERQEKAAQKEPVVPLQSAGIWGTAAQSLNWTSATNANNQAWSNSTATTTGGFWDDPISAKTNPTPKHSAKQSATSKAPVNPVQPQQQQQQQQQQQQQQQQQQQQQQNNKPTKSKNKKEGELVKKLFEQNTAKPDDFTQWCNKALGGLQASVDIPTFVGFLRDIESAYEVKEYVRLYLGDNKQCSEFAKQFLEKRSKWRSAQRPHPQADDLCKPAPAVNPNATTTEFQEVKGKAKKPKKGKMYKVDSTILGFSVTAAPDRINVGDRDYGEGV from the exons ATGACggattcaatgaaatttggtCCAGAATG GTTGCGCAACTTGTCAGGAGACGGTTGCAATACcggcgggggagggggaggaccTAGTATCCTGACCACCCCTCGCTACCAGCTGGCCGAGCATAGATACGGTCGAGAAGAGATGCTAGCTCTGTTTGACCGAAATTATAAAGCACCCGAACCTCTTGTCTCTTTCCCTGCCCTCTACATTATACAAGCTCAACAACCTCTGGCACTCACACCAATGACAGAAGAAGAGGCGGTAAATATG CGCTCCTGGAATAGTGGTTTAACAAACAATGTGGGCAGAGGAAGAGGGGGCAGCGTTGACCGAGGAGGACGAGGCAGAGGCGGGAGAGGTGGGATTTATCCATCTCACTACTCCCGAGGAGTCATTTTCGACGAGCCAGGCGATGGACCGAGAACTGAGCCACAACCTTTTCCG GGGAGAACTAGACCGTTCGACAGATCACAGAGTGAACGAGGTTGGTCGGAGAGAAATGGCGGACCCGAACCTGGAGACTGGAACGGTTCTACTAGTCCCAGAAAGGAATTGGGACGAGGTGGAAGCGGCGGGTCGTTCATGGAAGGGAACTGGCGACGGCATCGTGCTGGCGAAGACGACGATGGATGGAGAGTGGCTCCTAGTAGTCGTGGTGAAAGATGGG GTAGAGGCAGTTGGCGTGATGGCGGTGGTTCCGAGAGGGGCGATCGATTGGATCGACCTGAGGGTGTGGAGGGAGAAGAAGTGAAAAGTGGTACACGTTGGGAGCCCAGGGCTAGCCATAGGTCCTCTCACGACTTGTCTCATCATCCACCGACTCGAACTCTTCGAACTTGGGAGCCTAACCATCACGATAACCATGACAACCTACCTGAGTG GTCTTACTCTTGCAGGGCAACGGAGAATCCTAGCGAGAGTGGGGGCAGCTTCGACGCATCGGGAGCATTTCACGGAGGGATGTATTCAGATGATGACGAAGATGGGATAATTAGCGCGGGCGGTAATCGAGAATCTAGGATCCGCCACATGTCAGAAGGAAATAATTTAAGCAACTCTAAACCACCCTCGAAACCCTTGCCTATTAACCATGGACAAACTCCCCAAAATTCCAATCGTCGTGCTAACATAACTGCCAGTAGTACTGGGATTAGAGAGCGACCAAAATCCCTTCAACCCTTTGAGGACAAAGAGAGTCCCGAAGAGCAGGATAAACGTAGCGTATCACCCTCGAAACCACTGCCTACTCAAAGTAATACTCCGTTGAAAGGTTCACCACCTGTGGTTAACTCGTTACCAAGAAAAGTTCAAAGTGCCACCAATTTAGACAAAGTTTCGGACAAGAATCCAGTTATTCAAAATACACGAAACTCTAATAAAATTCCTGGGGATATGTCACTGGCCGAAGCGGTCAGAGCCGACAATACGGTAAACGAATCATCCCCTGCGGATAACAATGACAAGCCAGTCTTACATTCCGGTTTGAAAAAGAGTAAAAGTACTTTAGGAATGATGTCTGTCACTAACGTCAGACAAAAGTCTGAAGATGATTTAGACAGGATGAAGGAAGAGGCGGACGCGTTAGTGGCAAAACTAATGGCTGATGAAGAAACCCACAAAGATCAACGATCCAGTGTTCCACCTTCAGCAAACAACCCAGTTCCCAGTATCGCGTCATCCACTCAGGAGAAATGGTTCTACCGAGACCCTCAAGGCGAAGTTCAGGGACCATTTTTGGCTAGCGAAATGTCAGAATGGTTCAAAGCTGGATACTTCAACGTTAATCTACTTGTAAGAAGAGCTTGCGATGAAAGGTATTCCATGCTTGGTGATCTCATCAAAATGTGGGGCAGAGTACCGTTCATGCCTGGTCCACCCGTACCACCTTTAAAG GTAACGGAACCAGTCGGAATTCCAGTGCCCGTCGCCATTCCTGGTGCCCTTCCAAAAGCTGGAATGGAGGATCCGTCGGTCTTGTATCAATACCAACAAATGTGTCTGCTTCAAAATCAACTTCTTTTCCGACATGTGCGTTTGGCAGTTATCAATAAGTTATCACAGTCTGAACAATGGGCTTCCATGAGTCCTGCAGACCAAAACCAATTAATACTCCAACACATGCTGCAGCAACCTGAGATGGCAGAAATATCCCGAATGACTGTCAATCCTTTTGTATCTACGCTCACTGCCCAACCAGCAAATCCTATAATGCAATTATTTACACAGATGCAACAG GCAAAAACTCAAACGGAGAATCATCTCCCGCCAACTATGCATCCGACGACGCCAACCCATCCTGGTACGATAGACCCCGTCCAACAACTTATGCAACAAATGAGAGGCATACAAAATTTACACGGCGTTCAGCAGCCCAACATGACACCTACCCCTGCCACCACGCCCGAAGACAATCCCATCAAATCGTTGCTGCGACAGCTCAGTGTTAACGGACACCCACAAGCCACACAAATCGAGTCTGTTTGGCCTCATCCCCCACCTCAAATGGCACCGCCTCAATTCGGCAATCCGAATTGGCAATCCCAG ATGGGCCCTATTCCTGCCATGCCCCCTGGCCAATTGCCTAATTCACTTTGGGATCTACATACTAAAGAAATGAAGACTGAACAACAGATACTA GAGGAGCAAAAACTTAAAATacaagaggagaaaaagaaagagcaaCTCAAGAAACAGGAAGAATTGAAAAGACAAGCGGAAGAAGAAAGCGCTAAGAGGAAACAAGATGAAGAGACGGAGAAAGCAAGATTGGCTGAAGAGGCCGCAAAGCGTACggaggaggagagaaaaaagaaagaagaagagaaaaaacgaaaggagGAAGAGAAGCGCAAGCAAGAGGAAGAActaaagaagaaggaggagaaaaagcgtaaagaggaggagagaaagcgggaggaaaaaagaaaacaagatgAGGAAAATAACCGTAAAAAACaagaggaagagaagagaaagagggaagAGGCTAAAAGACAAGaagagaaacaaagaaaagaagaagagaagagaaaaaagttggaagaagaacaaaaacgtgaagaagaagaacgaatTAG GAAAGAAGAGGAGGCGCGCAGAAAGACAGAAGCCGAAGAGCAAGCAAAGCGAGCCGAGCAACGGAGACGGGAGGCAGAGGCACTTAGGAAATTGCAAGAACGCAGCAAGGCTCCTTGGGCTCAGACACCTCACGCTCCAGCTCCGTCTTCTCACGCGTCCCTTGCTGAGATACAAAGGCTTGAACGAGAAAAGAAGGCT GAAGAATTAAGAGTACAGCAACTGTTGCAACAACAAATGGCACAGCAAAGAGCTGCAGAAGTGGCCCAGGATGCGGCAACGGCAGAAATATCAAAAGGTCTGCAACTGAAATGGGCAGAGAAAGCAGCGCCGGTCTCAAAACCAGTTGTCAAGAGTCTAGCTCAGATTCAACAAGAAGAGCAAGAGCGTCTCGCGAAG CAGCAAGAAAGGGAAAGGCAAGAAAAGGCTGCACAAAAGGAACCGGTAGTGCCACTACAAAGCGCCGGCATTTGGGGCACAGCTGCCCAGTCTTTGAACTGGACCAGTGCTACGAACGCTAACAACCAGGCCTGGTCTAATAGCACGGCTACCACTACTGGCGGTTTCTGGGATGATCCCATATCAGCAAAGACGAATCCAACGCCGAAACACTCTGCTAAACAATCGGCAACTAGCAAAGCCCCTGTAAATCCCGTTCAAcctcaacaacaacaacaacagcagcagcagcagcagcagcagcagcagcaacaacaacaacaacaacaaaataacaaacccaccaaaagtaaaaacaaaaaagaagggGAATTGGTGAAGAAACTCTTTGAACAAAATACTGCCAAGCCAGACGACTTCACTCAGTGGTGTAACAAAGCTTTGGGCGGCCTCCAAGCTTCTGTCGATA
- the LOC124408440 gene encoding GRB10-interacting GYF protein 2 isoform X4, with product MTDSMKFGPEWLRNLSGDGCNTGGGGGGPSILTTPRYQLAEHRYGREEMLALFDRNYKAPEPLVSFPALYIIQAQQPLALTPMTEEEAVNMRSWNSGLTNNVGRGRGGSVDRGGRGRGGRGGIYPSHYSRGVIFDEPGDGPRTEPQPFPGRTRPFDRSQSERGWSERNGGPEPGDWNGSTSPRKELGRGGSGGSFMEGNWRRHRAGEDDDGWRVAPSSRGERWGRGSWRDGGGSERGDRLDRPEGVEGEEVKSGTRWEPRASHRSSHDLSHHPPTRTLRTWEPNHHDNHDNLPEWSYSCRATENPSESGGSFDASGAFHGGMYSDDDEDGIISAGGNRESRIRHMSEGNNLSNSKPPSKPLPINHGQTPQNSNRRANITASSTGIRERPKSLQPFEDKESPEEQDKRSVSPSKPLPTQSNTPLKGSPPVVNSLPRKVQSATNLDKVSDKNPVIQNTRNSNKIPGDMSLAEAVRADNTVNESSPADNNDKPVLHSGLKKSKSTLGMMSVTNVRQKSEDDLDRMKEEADALVAKLMADEETHKDQRSSVPPSANNPVPSIASSTQEKWFYRDPQGEVQGPFLASEMSEWFKAGYFNVNLLVRRACDERYSMLGDLIKMWGRVPFMPGPPVPPLKVTEPVGIPVPVAIPGALPKAGMEDPSVLYQYQQMCLLQNQLLFRHVRLAVINKLSQSEQWASMSPADQNQLILQHMLQQPEMAEISRMTVNPFVSTLTAQPANPIMQLFTQMQQAKTQTENHLPPTMHPTTPTHPGTIDPVQQLMQQMRGIQNLHGVQQPNMTPTPATTPEDNPIKSLLRQLSVNGHPQATQIESVWPHPPPQMAPPQFGNPNWQSQMGPIPAMPPGQLPNSLWDLHTKEMKTEQQILEEQKLKIQEEKKKEQLKKQEELKRQAEEESAKRKQDEETEKARLAEEAAKRTEEERKKKEEEKKRKEEEKRKQEEELKKKEEKKRKEEERKREEKRKQDEENNRKKQEEEKRKREEAKRQEEKQRKEEEKRKKLEEEQKREEEERIRKEEEARRKTEAEEQAKRAEQRRREAEALRKLQERSKAPWAQTPHAPAPSSHASLAEIQRLEREKKAEELRVQQLLQQQMAQQRAAEVAQDAATAEISKGLQLKWAEKAAPVSKPVVKSLAQIQQEEQERLAKQERERQEKAAQKEPVVPLQSAGIWGTAAQSLNWTSATNANNQAWSNSTATTTGGFWDDPISAKTNPTPKHSAKQSATSKAPVNPVQPQQQQQQQQQQQNNKPTKSKNKKEGELVKKLFEQNTAKPDDFTQWCNKALGGLQASVDIPTFVGFLRDIESAYEVKEYVRLYLGDNKQCSEFAKQFLEKRSKWRSAQRPHPQADDLCKPAPAVNPNATTTEFQEVKGKAKKPKKGKMYKVDSTILGFSVTAAPDRINVGDRDYGEGV from the exons ATGACggattcaatgaaatttggtCCAGAATG GTTGCGCAACTTGTCAGGAGACGGTTGCAATACcggcgggggagggggaggaccTAGTATCCTGACCACCCCTCGCTACCAGCTGGCCGAGCATAGATACGGTCGAGAAGAGATGCTAGCTCTGTTTGACCGAAATTATAAAGCACCCGAACCTCTTGTCTCTTTCCCTGCCCTCTACATTATACAAGCTCAACAACCTCTGGCACTCACACCAATGACAGAAGAAGAGGCGGTAAATATG CGCTCCTGGAATAGTGGTTTAACAAACAATGTGGGCAGAGGAAGAGGGGGCAGCGTTGACCGAGGAGGACGAGGCAGAGGCGGGAGAGGTGGGATTTATCCATCTCACTACTCCCGAGGAGTCATTTTCGACGAGCCAGGCGATGGACCGAGAACTGAGCCACAACCTTTTCCG GGGAGAACTAGACCGTTCGACAGATCACAGAGTGAACGAGGTTGGTCGGAGAGAAATGGCGGACCCGAACCTGGAGACTGGAACGGTTCTACTAGTCCCAGAAAGGAATTGGGACGAGGTGGAAGCGGCGGGTCGTTCATGGAAGGGAACTGGCGACGGCATCGTGCTGGCGAAGACGACGATGGATGGAGAGTGGCTCCTAGTAGTCGTGGTGAAAGATGGG GTAGAGGCAGTTGGCGTGATGGCGGTGGTTCCGAGAGGGGCGATCGATTGGATCGACCTGAGGGTGTGGAGGGAGAAGAAGTGAAAAGTGGTACACGTTGGGAGCCCAGGGCTAGCCATAGGTCCTCTCACGACTTGTCTCATCATCCACCGACTCGAACTCTTCGAACTTGGGAGCCTAACCATCACGATAACCATGACAACCTACCTGAGTG GTCTTACTCTTGCAGGGCAACGGAGAATCCTAGCGAGAGTGGGGGCAGCTTCGACGCATCGGGAGCATTTCACGGAGGGATGTATTCAGATGATGACGAAGATGGGATAATTAGCGCGGGCGGTAATCGAGAATCTAGGATCCGCCACATGTCAGAAGGAAATAATTTAAGCAACTCTAAACCACCCTCGAAACCCTTGCCTATTAACCATGGACAAACTCCCCAAAATTCCAATCGTCGTGCTAACATAACTGCCAGTAGTACTGGGATTAGAGAGCGACCAAAATCCCTTCAACCCTTTGAGGACAAAGAGAGTCCCGAAGAGCAGGATAAACGTAGCGTATCACCCTCGAAACCACTGCCTACTCAAAGTAATACTCCGTTGAAAGGTTCACCACCTGTGGTTAACTCGTTACCAAGAAAAGTTCAAAGTGCCACCAATTTAGACAAAGTTTCGGACAAGAATCCAGTTATTCAAAATACACGAAACTCTAATAAAATTCCTGGGGATATGTCACTGGCCGAAGCGGTCAGAGCCGACAATACGGTAAACGAATCATCCCCTGCGGATAACAATGACAAGCCAGTCTTACATTCCGGTTTGAAAAAGAGTAAAAGTACTTTAGGAATGATGTCTGTCACTAACGTCAGACAAAAGTCTGAAGATGATTTAGACAGGATGAAGGAAGAGGCGGACGCGTTAGTGGCAAAACTAATGGCTGATGAAGAAACCCACAAAGATCAACGATCCAGTGTTCCACCTTCAGCAAACAACCCAGTTCCCAGTATCGCGTCATCCACTCAGGAGAAATGGTTCTACCGAGACCCTCAAGGCGAAGTTCAGGGACCATTTTTGGCTAGCGAAATGTCAGAATGGTTCAAAGCTGGATACTTCAACGTTAATCTACTTGTAAGAAGAGCTTGCGATGAAAGGTATTCCATGCTTGGTGATCTCATCAAAATGTGGGGCAGAGTACCGTTCATGCCTGGTCCACCCGTACCACCTTTAAAG GTAACGGAACCAGTCGGAATTCCAGTGCCCGTCGCCATTCCTGGTGCCCTTCCAAAAGCTGGAATGGAGGATCCGTCGGTCTTGTATCAATACCAACAAATGTGTCTGCTTCAAAATCAACTTCTTTTCCGACATGTGCGTTTGGCAGTTATCAATAAGTTATCACAGTCTGAACAATGGGCTTCCATGAGTCCTGCAGACCAAAACCAATTAATACTCCAACACATGCTGCAGCAACCTGAGATGGCAGAAATATCCCGAATGACTGTCAATCCTTTTGTATCTACGCTCACTGCCCAACCAGCAAATCCTATAATGCAATTATTTACACAGATGCAACAG GCAAAAACTCAAACGGAGAATCATCTCCCGCCAACTATGCATCCGACGACGCCAACCCATCCTGGTACGATAGACCCCGTCCAACAACTTATGCAACAAATGAGAGGCATACAAAATTTACACGGCGTTCAGCAGCCCAACATGACACCTACCCCTGCCACCACGCCCGAAGACAATCCCATCAAATCGTTGCTGCGACAGCTCAGTGTTAACGGACACCCACAAGCCACACAAATCGAGTCTGTTTGGCCTCATCCCCCACCTCAAATGGCACCGCCTCAATTCGGCAATCCGAATTGGCAATCCCAG ATGGGCCCTATTCCTGCCATGCCCCCTGGCCAATTGCCTAATTCACTTTGGGATCTACATACTAAAGAAATGAAGACTGAACAACAGATACTA GAGGAGCAAAAACTTAAAATacaagaggagaaaaagaaagagcaaCTCAAGAAACAGGAAGAATTGAAAAGACAAGCGGAAGAAGAAAGCGCTAAGAGGAAACAAGATGAAGAGACGGAGAAAGCAAGATTGGCTGAAGAGGCCGCAAAGCGTACggaggaggagagaaaaaagaaagaagaagagaaaaaacgaaaggagGAAGAGAAGCGCAAGCAAGAGGAAGAActaaagaagaaggaggagaaaaagcgtaaagaggaggagagaaagcgggaggaaaaaagaaaacaagatgAGGAAAATAACCGTAAAAAACaagaggaagagaagagaaagagggaagAGGCTAAAAGACAAGaagagaaacaaagaaaagaagaagagaagagaaaaaagttggaagaagaacaaaaacgtgaagaagaagaacgaatTAG GAAAGAAGAGGAGGCGCGCAGAAAGACAGAAGCCGAAGAGCAAGCAAAGCGAGCCGAGCAACGGAGACGGGAGGCAGAGGCACTTAGGAAATTGCAAGAACGCAGCAAGGCTCCTTGGGCTCAGACACCTCACGCTCCAGCTCCGTCTTCTCACGCGTCCCTTGCTGAGATACAAAGGCTTGAACGAGAAAAGAAGGCT GAAGAATTAAGAGTACAGCAACTGTTGCAACAACAAATGGCACAGCAAAGAGCTGCAGAAGTGGCCCAGGATGCGGCAACGGCAGAAATATCAAAAGGTCTGCAACTGAAATGGGCAGAGAAAGCAGCGCCGGTCTCAAAACCAGTTGTCAAGAGTCTAGCTCAGATTCAACAAGAAGAGCAAGAGCGTCTCGCGAAG CAAGAAAGGGAAAGGCAAGAAAAGGCTGCACAAAAGGAACCGGTAGTGCCACTACAAAGCGCCGGCATTTGGGGCACAGCTGCCCAGTCTTTGAACTGGACCAGTGCTACGAACGCTAACAACCAGGCCTGGTCTAATAGCACGGCTACCACTACTGGCGGTTTCTGGGATGATCCCATATCAGCAAAGACGAATCCAACGCCGAAACACTCTGCTAAACAATCGGCAACTAGCAAAGCCCCTGTAAATCCCGTTCAAcctcaacaacaacaacaacagcagcagcag caacaaaataacaaacccaccaaaagtaaaaacaaaaaagaagggGAATTGGTGAAGAAACTCTTTGAACAAAATACTGCCAAGCCAGACGACTTCACTCAGTGGTGTAACAAAGCTTTGGGCGGCCTCCAAGCTTCTGTCGATA